The following nucleotide sequence is from Agromyces sp. SYSU T00194.
GACGATCGTCGCGACCAGGCCGACGACGTAGACGAGCCCGACGGCGAGCCCCGCGGCGACGGGGATCTTCGTTCCCCGTGCCTGGTGCGCCAGTGCGCCGAAGTCCCAGAGCGCGTGGATGAGGATGCCTGGGATCAGGCTCCCGGTCGCCATGAGCGTGACGAACAGCGCCGACCCGCCGACGAACGAGACGCCGAGCTGCGCGAGCGTCTGCTTCCAGGACAGTCCGAACAGCCCGTTGATCGCGTGCAGTACCGCGAAGAGTGCGGTCGAGTACGCCCACACCCCCGCGAGGGGCCAGCCCGCCTCCTGCGCGCCGACGACGAGCATGCCTCGGGCGAGGAGCTCCTCGGCCCCGCCCACCAGCAGGCAGGCGACCGCGAGGATCGCCACGCTGCGCAGCCCGAGCCCGTGCAGGTCGGCGCGGACCGCGCTCACGAGGCCGGCGACCAGCCACAGGAGCGGCACCGCCAGCATCCACACCGCGCCGCTCCTCGGCTGCGTGAGGACGTCGGGCCACCAGCCGAGGGCCGTGGTGGCCGCTGCGAGTCCGACGAGGGCGATGCCGATGGGGACGACGATGCCGCGGGTCACGGCCCGGTCGCTCTCGGCGATGCGCGGGTAGTCGACGCGGTTTGCCCTCCAGAGGGCGGCGACGACGGCGACGTAGGCGACGAAGACGCCTGCCGCGAGGAGCACGGGCACGGAGTCGGTCAACGGCGAGCCCGGGACCGTCAGCCGGCGGTGCCCACCGTGTAGGTGAGCGTCGCGGGGTCGCCGTCCGTGAGCGTGAGCGTGATGTCGTAGTCCGAATCGGCGAAGGTCCAGACCGTCGACCCTCCAGCGGTGGTCTCGTCAGGGGTGCCGAACGTCGACTCCAGCTCCTGGGCGACCCGCTCGCCCTCCGCGGCGTCCGTGAGGTTGTAGACCAGCTCGTAGTCGCCGTTGAGGTCGATCGAGACCACCAGTTCGGCGTCTTCCGGCAGTGCCACGTCGGAGGGGAATCCCTCCGGCACCGACGTGCCGCTCGCCGACTCCTCCGAGGCCGGCGAGGAGTCCGGATCGAAGCTGATGGTGCAGCCGGTCAGCAGCGATGCGGCGATGACCAGTGCTCCCAGGGACAGGGCGATTCTGCGGGACATGTGCACCTCCTGGCAGGGCACCGGGGTGCCGGATGAGTGACTGC
It contains:
- a CDS encoding CPBP family intramembrane glutamic endopeptidase; the protein is MTDSVPVLLAAGVFVAYVAVVAALWRANRVDYPRIAESDRAVTRGIVVPIGIALVGLAAATTALGWWPDVLTQPRSGAVWMLAVPLLWLVAGLVSAVRADLHGLGLRSVAILAVACLLVGGAEELLARGMLVVGAQEAGWPLAGVWAYSTALFAVLHAINGLFGLSWKQTLAQLGVSFVGGSALFVTLMATGSLIPGILIHALWDFGALAHQARGTKIPVAAGLAVGLVYVVGLVATIVLILP